A stretch of Vigna angularis cultivar LongXiaoDou No.4 chromosome 4, ASM1680809v1, whole genome shotgun sequence DNA encodes these proteins:
- the LOC108330395 gene encoding uncharacterized protein LOC108330395 — MGTNNSRLNGKGGEVLPARVRSRVEELRRKADRKELNFDGSVDGGKSQDCEENKGGDSNVGSLNDIQQTKRVEKISKVVPLPVSEPKQHSELYNEVKGREGEKKDEKVKSAWLQSEEDDEDIESGRNIGPSSPSFKIYCREPKNKAEIFPESQDLADDENQLQKSPSENSFESFGASVGNTENSNEIFNIKSASKRKGKMKEAMRKNLHYVKHMNRKKPICTRNA; from the exons ATGGGTACCAACAATTCAAGATTGAATGGAAAAGGGGGAGAGGTGTTGCCTGCAAGAGTCCGTAGCAGAGTTGAAGAGTTGAGACGCAAGGCTGACAGGAAAGAGCTGAATTTTGATGGTAGTGTGGATGGTGGGAAGTCCCAAGattgtgaagaaaataaaggTGGGGACAGTAATGTGGGTTCTCTGAATGACATTCAACAAACCAAACGTGTTGAAAAAATCTCCAAAGTGGTTCCATTGCCAGTTTCTGAACCGAAACAGCATAGTGAGTTGTACAATGAAGTTAAAGGGAGAGAAGGTGAAAAGAAGGATGAGAAGGTGAAGAGTGCATGGCTGCAGAGTGAGGAGGATGACGAAGACATTGAAAGTGGAAGAAATATAGGTCCATCATCTCCCAGCTTCAAAATTTATTGCAGAGAACCGAAGAACAAGGCGGAAATATTTCCTGAGTCACAGGATCTAG CTGATGATGAGAACCAACTCCAGAAGTCACCCAGTGAGAATAGTTTTGAAAGCTTTGGAGCTTCAGTTGGCAATACAGAGAACTCCAACGag atttttaacattaaatcaGCTTCGAAGAGAAAAGGGAAAATGAAAGAGGCAATGAGGAAGAATCTACACTACGTTAAGCATATGAACAGAAAGAAGCCAATTTGCACACGCAATGCCTGA